In Micromonospora purpureochromogenes, a single window of DNA contains:
- a CDS encoding acyl-CoA carboxylase subunit epsilon — protein MSAEEPLFRVVRGVPTADELAALVGAIVVRSRPAAAPAPVTTSVWARSARPTVAAPSAGPDAWRASGLPR, from the coding sequence ATGTCTGCCGAAGAGCCGCTGTTCCGAGTCGTCCGGGGCGTCCCGACCGCCGACGAGTTGGCCGCGCTGGTGGGTGCGATCGTCGTCCGGTCCCGTCCGGCCGCCGCGCCCGCGCCGGTGACCACGTCCGTCTGGGCGCGCAGCGCCCGACCGACCGTCGCGGCGCCCTCCGCCGGACCCGACGCGTGGCGCGCCTCCGGCCTCCCCCGCTGA
- the mycP gene encoding type VII secretion-associated serine protease mycosin — protein MGPSARVLLTIFALSSTLLTAAPLHAKESQGADRVRGDQWHLRYLDVSKVQRISQGEGVVVAVPDTGVAPHPDLIGNVLPGADIFSGGDGDGRQDQDSHGTGMAGLIAAHGNDDLGALGIAPKAKILPVRVKRINEQGNSDDLAAGIEYSVAHGAEIISISSVGGPDIRLHKAVETALRANVLVVAGAGNRPRERQVGFPAAYPGVIAVGGVDRSGNHATVSVDGPEIDVVAPAVEIYSTSIDGKYRKGTGTSDATAIVAGAAALIRSKYPYLPAQEVAHRLTATAVDKGPPGRDDEYGYGVINLVAALTAEVPPLGFESTAPSAPSGSSLTTAAASPSSDSGDGATARGLATLGAIVAACGSYLLWRRRRRADDPPPRISR, from the coding sequence ATGGGCCCATCTGCACGAGTCTTGCTCACAATATTCGCCCTCTCCTCGACATTGTTAACCGCTGCGCCACTCCATGCGAAGGAGTCGCAGGGCGCTGACCGCGTCCGTGGCGATCAGTGGCACCTGCGCTACTTGGACGTGTCGAAAGTTCAAAGAATTAGTCAAGGCGAGGGCGTGGTGGTGGCAGTGCCTGACACTGGCGTCGCTCCCCATCCGGACCTGATCGGCAACGTTTTGCCTGGCGCCGACATCTTTTCAGGCGGAGACGGGGACGGCCGTCAAGATCAGGACAGTCACGGCACGGGCATGGCAGGATTGATCGCCGCTCACGGCAACGATGACCTTGGCGCGCTCGGAATCGCACCCAAGGCGAAGATTCTGCCGGTGCGCGTTAAGCGAATTAACGAGCAGGGCAACAGCGATGATTTGGCGGCCGGGATCGAGTATTCGGTTGCCCACGGGGCGGAAATAATTAGCATTTCCTCTGTCGGTGGACCAGACATAAGATTACACAAGGCCGTCGAGACCGCACTCAGAGCAAACGTCCTCGTGGTTGCTGGAGCGGGGAATCGACCAAGGGAACGCCAAGTGGGCTTCCCCGCCGCCTATCCTGGTGTCATCGCAGTAGGCGGAGTAGATAGAAGCGGCAACCACGCGACCGTGTCGGTAGACGGGCCTGAAATCGATGTCGTTGCTCCTGCCGTCGAGATTTACAGCACCAGCATCGACGGCAAGTACCGCAAGGGCACCGGCACTTCGGACGCCACCGCTATCGTCGCGGGGGCTGCTGCTCTGATCCGGTCCAAGTACCCCTATCTTCCGGCGCAGGAAGTGGCACACCGCCTCACGGCCACCGCCGTCGACAAGGGACCGCCTGGCCGGGATGACGAATATGGGTATGGAGTCATCAACCTGGTAGCTGCCCTGACGGCAGAGGTACCGCCACTCGGGTTCGAATCAACCGCGCCGAGCGCACCCTCCGGCAGCAGCCTGACCACGGCAGCGGCCAGCCCCAGCAGCGACAGCGGAGACGGGGCGACGGCGCGTGGACTCGCCACCTTGGGCGCAATCGTGGCAGCGTGCGGCAGCTACCTGCTCTGGCGACGCCGCCGACGTGCCGACGACCCGCCACCGAGGATCAGCCGGTAG
- a CDS encoding Maf family protein — MPNSLPLRLVLASQSPARRKLLQAAGIEPDVLVSGVDESQVVADRAEDLCLELARLKALAVLDRLRATPDERTLVLGCDSVLGFDGEILGKPADAADATDRWRRMRGRSGVLHTGHCLIDVTHEARAEAVASTVVHFADISDEEIAAYVATGEPLAVAGAFTIDGLGGAFLTGIEGDPGTVVGLSLPLLRRLLGELELSITDLWTKVAPGGQEVEHLG; from the coding sequence GTGCCGAACTCCCTGCCACTGCGCCTCGTGCTCGCCAGCCAGAGTCCCGCCCGTCGCAAGCTCCTCCAGGCCGCGGGGATCGAACCCGACGTGCTGGTGAGCGGCGTCGACGAGTCCCAGGTGGTCGCCGACCGGGCGGAGGATCTCTGCCTGGAGCTTGCCCGCCTCAAGGCGCTCGCGGTGCTCGACCGGCTGCGCGCCACCCCCGACGAGCGGACGCTGGTGCTCGGCTGCGACTCGGTGCTGGGCTTCGACGGGGAGATCCTGGGCAAGCCGGCGGACGCCGCCGACGCCACGGACCGCTGGCGGCGGATGCGCGGGCGTAGCGGGGTGTTGCACACCGGGCACTGCCTGATCGACGTGACGCACGAGGCGCGGGCGGAGGCGGTCGCGTCGACGGTCGTGCACTTCGCCGACATCAGCGACGAGGAGATCGCCGCGTACGTGGCGACGGGCGAGCCGCTGGCGGTGGCCGGGGCGTTCACCATCGACGGGTTGGGTGGGGCGTTCCTGACCGGCATCGAGGGTGACCCGGGCACGGTGGTGGGGCTGTCCCTGCCGCTGCTGCGCCGACTCCTCGGCGAGTTGGAGCTGAGCATCACGGACCTCTGGACGAAGGTCGCGCCGGGGGGCCAGGAGGTCGAGCATCTCGGCTAA
- a CDS encoding O-methyltransferase: protein MTTKPLPLTPELHDYLVAHGSPPDEIIRDLAEETLAALPDQATMQVAPEQAAFLTFLTRLLGVRQAVEVGTFTGLSSLAIARGLPEDGRLTCFDISEEYTGVARRYWERAGVADRIELRIGPAAETLRELPQERHLDFAFIDADKTGYPVYWDELVPRMRPGAVIAVDNTLRGGRVLAPQNADDRAIAAFNDEVLADVRVEAVMLSIADGVTLARVH from the coding sequence ATGACCACCAAGCCGTTGCCGCTGACTCCGGAACTGCACGACTATCTCGTCGCCCACGGCTCGCCGCCGGACGAGATCATCCGCGACCTGGCCGAGGAGACGCTGGCCGCCCTCCCCGATCAGGCGACGATGCAGGTGGCGCCGGAGCAGGCCGCGTTCCTGACCTTCCTCACCCGGCTGCTCGGCGTGCGGCAGGCGGTGGAGGTGGGCACCTTCACCGGGCTCTCCTCCCTCGCGATCGCCCGGGGGCTGCCCGAGGACGGCCGGCTGACCTGCTTCGACATTTCCGAGGAGTACACCGGCGTCGCCCGGCGGTACTGGGAGCGCGCGGGCGTCGCCGACCGGATCGAGCTGCGCATCGGCCCGGCCGCGGAGACGCTGCGTGAGCTGCCCCAGGAGCGGCACCTGGACTTCGCCTTCATCGACGCGGACAAGACGGGCTACCCGGTCTACTGGGACGAGCTGGTGCCTCGGATGCGTCCGGGTGCGGTCATCGCGGTCGACAACACGCTGCGCGGGGGGCGGGTGCTCGCCCCGCAGAACGCCGACGACCGGGCGATCGCCGCGTTCAACGACGAGGTGCTGGCCGACGTGCGCGTCGAGGCGGTCATGCTTTCCATCGCCGACGGCGTCACCCTCGCCCGGGTCCACTGA
- a CDS encoding MFS transporter — MPRLTHDRTTWLTYAQLGLWGFFLYGFGPVVPLLRDEQGTSAAVAGLHSTAIAVGALLGGALFAPMARRIGRAAAIWAGLAGVAAGVTAFGLLRPLPATLAAVAVVATAGMIVVSGVAVVLTARHGPAAPAALTEANAVCAGMGILAPLVIGASVDAGFGWRPVMAVEVGLIALVALAARLSRVRPPQAAPAAAAAADPVGATASAAAPADVARADDVPVPFSGRAGAVDRTAGRLPRAYWIAWVLMSVTGSIEVCLSLWTADVLRSHAGMTAASASAAVAAIVCGMFLGRLAGGWIALRWPPAPLLFGALTVSLAGFALFWLAPVGWLAVTGLVVLGLGNALHYPLAISIALAVAGPAADKAAGWSAYSMGVGFGIAPVALGAVADGVGPHLAFLLLPGFIAAALLLTVRLGRALRAAPTDDDRAPALVGA, encoded by the coding sequence GTGCCCCGCCTCACCCATGACAGGACCACCTGGCTGACCTACGCCCAGCTGGGGCTGTGGGGCTTCTTCCTCTACGGGTTCGGCCCCGTCGTACCGCTGCTCCGCGACGAGCAGGGCACCAGCGCCGCCGTCGCCGGCCTGCACAGCACCGCCATCGCCGTCGGCGCGCTGCTCGGCGGGGCGCTCTTCGCCCCGATGGCCCGGCGGATCGGCCGGGCCGCCGCGATCTGGGCCGGGCTGGCCGGGGTCGCCGCCGGCGTCACCGCGTTCGGCCTGCTCCGCCCGCTGCCCGCCACCCTCGCCGCGGTCGCCGTCGTGGCCACCGCCGGCATGATCGTGGTCAGCGGCGTCGCCGTCGTCCTCACCGCCCGGCACGGCCCCGCAGCGCCCGCCGCGCTCACCGAGGCCAACGCCGTCTGCGCCGGCATGGGCATCCTCGCCCCGCTGGTCATCGGCGCCAGCGTCGACGCGGGCTTCGGCTGGCGACCGGTGATGGCCGTCGAGGTCGGGCTGATCGCGCTGGTCGCGCTCGCCGCCCGCCTCTCCCGGGTACGCCCGCCGCAGGCCGCTCCCGCTGCCGCGGCTGCCGCCGACCCCGTCGGGGCGACCGCCTCGGCGGCGGCACCCGCCGATGTGGCCCGGGCCGACGATGTCCCCGTACCTTTCAGCGGCCGTGCCGGTGCGGTCGACCGCACGGCCGGACGGCTGCCCCGGGCGTACTGGATCGCCTGGGTGCTGATGTCGGTCACCGGTTCGATCGAGGTCTGCCTGTCGCTCTGGACCGCCGACGTGCTCCGCTCGCACGCCGGGATGACCGCCGCCTCCGCGTCGGCCGCGGTCGCCGCGATCGTCTGCGGCATGTTCCTCGGCCGGCTGGCCGGCGGTTGGATCGCCCTGCGCTGGCCGCCCGCCCCGCTGCTGTTCGGCGCGCTGACCGTCTCGCTGGCCGGGTTCGCCCTGTTCTGGCTCGCGCCCGTCGGCTGGCTCGCCGTCACCGGCCTGGTGGTGCTGGGGCTCGGCAACGCGCTGCACTACCCCCTCGCGATCTCGATCGCGCTGGCCGTCGCCGGGCCGGCCGCCGACAAGGCGGCCGGCTGGTCCGCGTACTCGATGGGGGTGGGCTTCGGGATCGCGCCGGTGGCGCTCGGCGCGGTGGCCGACGGGGTCGGACCGCACCTGGCCTTCCTGCTGCTGCCGGGCTTCATCGCCGCCGCCCTGCTGCTGACCGTGCGACTCGGCCGCGCCCTGCGCGCCGCCCCGACGGACGACGACCGCGCCCCGGCCCTGGTCGGTGCCTGA